In Drosophila nasuta strain 15112-1781.00 chromosome 2R, ASM2355853v1, whole genome shotgun sequence, a single genomic region encodes these proteins:
- the LOC132785102 gene encoding keratin, type II cytoskeletal 1, whose protein sequence is MNTPVISVVPKRNISVQKNTRNTTMKFFIATACVLLLASGISADPVKAATEEQSGAFAKCLEADSISCLQLTLFRKAKSVFDNPQIELFGGVSLVKANEGRQGKSLDNSMAVESAPTVEARTAEMGNYFMDSAKSFFAERSLNFNFANAARSVARAIPDDIKADLRELVVESRTRKKKLLKKFLPILLGVGAKVAVLAVGAIFGLLFLAKKALIVSVIAFFLALAAGASSGLSRLGGSGGSGGGLLGGLGGLFGGKSSGSAAVSSGGWSSGGGSSSGGWSSGGSSGWDTHGAYSSPVAQTIAYQGYKQSRR, encoded by the exons ATGAACACACCAGTGATTTCGGTGGTGCCCAAGAGAAACATTTCAGTTCAGAAAAACACAAGAAATACTACCATGAAGTTCTTCATTGCCACCGCTTGCGTCCTGCTTTTGGCATCGGGCATCTCAGCCGATCCTGTCAAGGCTGCCACCGAGGAACAGTCCGGTGCATTTGCCAAATGCCTGGAAGCTGATTCCATCTCGTGTCTGCAGCTCACG CTCTTCCGCAAGGCCAAGTCCGTCTTCGACAATCCCCAAATCGAACTCTTCGGCGGTGTCTCTTTGGTCAAGGCCAATGAAGGACGTCAGGGCAAATCTCTGGACAACTCCATGGCTGTTGAGTCTGCACCCACTGTTGAGGCCCGCACCGCTGAGATGGGCAACTACTTCATGGACAGCGCCAAGAGCTTCTTCGCTGAGCGCTCTCTGAACTTCAACTTTGCCAATGCCGCTCGCAGCGTTGCTCGTGCCATTCCCGATGACATCAAGGCTGATCTCCGTGAATTGGTTGTTGAGTCCCGTACCCGCAAGAAGAAGCTGTTGAAGAAGTTCCTCCCCATCCTGTTGGGCGTTGGTGCTAAGGTTGCCGTTCTTGCTGTTGGTGCCATCTTCGGTCTGCTCTTCTTGGCCAAGAAGGCTCTGATCGTCTCCGTGATTGCTTTCTTCCTTGCCTTGGCTGCTGGTGCCTCCAGTGGTCTGAGCCGTCTGGGCGGTTCCGGGGGCAGCGGCGGTGGTCTGCTCGGCGGTCTCGGTGGACTGTTCGGTGGCAAGAGCTCCGGTTCGGCTGCTGTCAGCTCTGGTGGATGGTCCTCGGGCGGTGGCTCCTCAAGCGGAGGCTGGTCCTCGGGCGGCAGCTCGGGATGGGATACACATGGTGCCTACAGCTCACCAGTTGCCCAGACCATCGCCTACCAGGGCTACAAGCAGTCCAGGCGGTAA